The region GATGCGCCAGTTCCACTGGGTCGACTTCGTGTGGGACCCGGCGACCTTCCCCGACCCCGAGGGGATGTTGCGCCGGCTGCGCGAACGCGACCTGAAGGTGTGCGTCTGGATCAACCCGTACATCGCCCAGCGCTCGTACCTCTTCGAAGAGGGCCGCGAAGCTGGCTACCTGGTGTGCAGGCCCGACGGTTCGGTCTGGCAGTGGGACAAGTGGCAGGCCGGCATGGCGCTGGTCGACTTCACCAACCCGGACGCGGTCCGCTGGTTCACCGGCAAGCTCAAGGTGCTGCTCGACATGGGCGTGGACTGCTTCAAGACCGACTTCGGCGAGCGCATCCCGACCGACGTGGTGTGGCACGACGGTTCGGACCCGCAGCGGATGCACAACTACTACTCCTACCTCTACAACAAGGCGGTCTTCGAGCTGCTGGAGGCGGAGCGCGGCAAGGGCGAGGCGGTGCTGTTCGCGCGCTCGGCCACGGCCGGCGGGCAGCAGTTCCCGGTGCACTGGGGCGGCGACTGCGAGTCGACGTTCTCCGCCATGGCCGAGTCGCTGCGCGGAGGGCTGTCCCTGGCATCGTCCGGCTTCGGCTACTGGAGCCACGACATCGGCGGTTTCGAGGGCACCCCCGACCCGGTGGTGTTCAAGCGGTGGGTCGCCTTCGGGTTGCTCTCGTCGCACTCGCGGCTGCACGGCTCGGGGTCGTACCGGGTCCCGTGGGCGTTCGACGACGAGGCCGTCGACGTGCTGCGGCACTTCACCCAGCTCAAACTCCGCCTGATGCCGTACCTCGCGGCCGCCGCCCAGGAGGCGCACCGCGACGGTACGCCGATGATGCGCCCGATGTTCGTGGAGTTCCCGGACGACCCGGCCACGGCGTACCTGGACCGGCAGTACATGCTCGGCCCGGACGTGCTGGTCGCCCCGGTGTTCAGCGCCGACGGCGACGTCACCTACTACGTACCCGCCGGCACCTGGACGCACCTGGTCAGCGGGGCGCAGGTCACCGGCCCGGCGTGGGTCACCGAGAAGCACGCGTTCGACAGCCTGCCGGTGCTGGCCCGGCCCGGCGCGGTCATCCCGTTCGGCGCGCGCGACGACCGACCGGACTACGAGTGGGCCGACGACGTGCGGCTGCGGCTGTACGCACCGGGCGAGGGGCAGCGGACCCGGGTACGGGTACCGTCACCCGGGGACGGGCCGGGCGCCGAGTTCGACGTGCGCTACGAGGACGGGACGGCCAGTGCCGCACTGGTCGCCGGTACCTCGAAGGGCTACATCTGCGAGATCCAGGGGACTGAACGATGACGCAACACCACTTCCCGGAGAGCTTCGTCTGGGGCTCGGCGACGGCGGCGTACCAGATCGAGGGCGCGGCAAACGAAGACGGGCGCGGGCCGTCGATCTGGGACACCTACAGCCACACACCGGGTCGGACGCTGAACGGCGACACCGGCGACGTCGCCGCCGACCACTACCACCGCTGGGCCGACGACCTCGGGCACATCGCCGACCTCGGGCTCGACGCGTACCGGTTCTCCATCGCCTGGCCGCGGGTGCAGCCCGGCGGCTCCGGCCGGTTCAACCAGGCCGGGATCGACTTCTACTCCCGGCTGGTGGACGGGCTGCTGGAGCGGGGCGTCCGCCCGGTGGCGACGATGTACCACTGGGACCTGCCGCAGGAGCTGGAGGACGCCGGCGGGTGGGCGGCTCGGGAGACCGCGCTGCGCTTCCAGGAGTACGCCGCGGGCATCGTCGGCGCGCTCGGCGACCGGGTGCACACCTGGACGACGCTCAACGAACCGTGGTGCTCGGCGTACCTGGGCTACGCCTCCGGCGTGCACGCGCCCGGTCGGACCGAGCCGGCCGCGGCGCTGGCCGCGGTGCACCACCTCAACCTCGCGCACGGCCTGGCCGGCCGGGTGGTCCGAGAGCTGGCCCCGGCCGCCGAGCTGTCGGTGACGCTGAACCTGCACGTCGTCCGGGGTGCCTCCGAGTCGGCCGCCGACCAGGACGCGGTCCGCCGGATCGACGCGTTGGCCAACCGGGCGTTCCTCGGCCCGATGCTCGACGGGGCGTACCCGGCCGACCTGCTGGCCGACACCGCCGCCGTGACCGACTGGTCGTTCGTCCGTGACGGTGACGAGAAGCTGATCGCGGTGCCGCTGGACGTGCTCGGTGTCAACTACTACTCCAGCACCCTGGTTCGCGCCTGGGACGGGGTGTCGGCCCGCTCCGACGCCGACGGTCACGGCGCCTCGACGTCGACGCCGTGGGTCGCCGCGGACAACGTCGACT is a window of Micromonospora sp. WMMD961 DNA encoding:
- the yicI gene encoding alpha-xylosidase, which codes for MKFTDGYWQLRPGVSVLRPGTVESVEPDERGFTVFAPTGQINGRGDTLNRPLITVRFFSPAPGVIGVTIAHHTGGLPREPHFGLSTGDTHPVSVDVTGLSATLTTGELTARVALVDGWRVDFLHGDRVITGSTGRSIGVVTDAEGRPHVHERLALGVGETVYGLGERFGPFVKNGQAVDIWNADGGTASEQAYKNVPFYLSSAGYGVFVDHPEHVSFEVGSEVVTQTQFSVEGQSLTYYVIDGPNPKDVLRRYTSLTGRPARIPAWSYGLWLSTSFTTSYDEKTVTEFVDGMAERGLPLSVFHFDCFWMRQFHWVDFVWDPATFPDPEGMLRRLRERDLKVCVWINPYIAQRSYLFEEGREAGYLVCRPDGSVWQWDKWQAGMALVDFTNPDAVRWFTGKLKVLLDMGVDCFKTDFGERIPTDVVWHDGSDPQRMHNYYSYLYNKAVFELLEAERGKGEAVLFARSATAGGQQFPVHWGGDCESTFSAMAESLRGGLSLASSGFGYWSHDIGGFEGTPDPVVFKRWVAFGLLSSHSRLHGSGSYRVPWAFDDEAVDVLRHFTQLKLRLMPYLAAAAQEAHRDGTPMMRPMFVEFPDDPATAYLDRQYMLGPDVLVAPVFSADGDVTYYVPAGTWTHLVSGAQVTGPAWVTEKHAFDSLPVLARPGAVIPFGARDDRPDYEWADDVRLRLYAPGEGQRTRVRVPSPGDGPGAEFDVRYEDGTASAALVAGTSKGYICEIQGTER
- a CDS encoding GH1 family beta-glucosidase encodes the protein MTQHHFPESFVWGSATAAYQIEGAANEDGRGPSIWDTYSHTPGRTLNGDTGDVAADHYHRWADDLGHIADLGLDAYRFSIAWPRVQPGGSGRFNQAGIDFYSRLVDGLLERGVRPVATMYHWDLPQELEDAGGWAARETALRFQEYAAGIVGALGDRVHTWTTLNEPWCSAYLGYASGVHAPGRTEPAAALAAVHHLNLAHGLAGRVVRELAPAAELSVTLNLHVVRGASESAADQDAVRRIDALANRAFLGPMLDGAYPADLLADTAAVTDWSFVRDGDEKLIAVPLDVLGVNYYSSTLVRAWDGVSARSDADGHGASTSTPWVAADNVDFLPQPGPYTAMGWNIDPAALTELLLRLHREYPNQPMMITENGAAFDDVVSADGRIHDDRRIDYLRRHIGAMGDARAQGADVRGYFVWSLLDNFEWGYGYDRRFGIIRVDYDTQVRTWKDSAHWYQRLAATGQLDSAQD